A DNA window from Mya arenaria isolate MELC-2E11 chromosome 17, ASM2691426v1 contains the following coding sequences:
- the LOC128224221 gene encoding negative elongation factor E-like: MVYIHFPANLTEEEEMLKLKYARLRKKKKQLQALKTIKPEREPVKEKPVKRPSESAEDAKEQAKKLVMSGAIKLSDKKEKQGFKRSRNFEKKLQDPEKTPQPMVAFTPFAATQGEEREEREERPARPRGAQVRGLYDSFVKGDREPRPDREVGREEREERFRERRPVREREPLPKKGNTVYVHGMGVSEETLRKTFSNFGKIVNVSMEKERNCGFITFENMDSADIAIQEGGGAMVEGIQLKVSMARRQPSFDAATSDQSTTSWAAIAASTSQKGVFKDKRDVVAYEDDMF, from the exons atggtcTACATACATTTTCCTGCGAATTTGACTGAAGAAGAAGAAATGTTGAAACTAAAGTATGCCCGTTTAAGGAAAAAG AAAAAGCAACTGCAAGCGCTTAAGACCATAAAACCAGAGAGGGAACCTGTGAAAGAAAAACCAGTGAAGCGCC CATCAGAGTCTGCAGAAGATGCCAAGGAGCAGGCTAAGAAACTGGTCATGTCAGGG GCCATCAAGCTCAGTGACAAGAAAGAGAAGCAAGGATTCAAGCGTTCCagaaattttgaaaagaaactACAGGACCCTGAGAAGACCCCCCAGCCTATGGTTGCATTCACACCATTCGCGGCTACCCAGGGAGAAGAACGGGAGGAGCGAGAAGAGAGGCCTGCA AGGCCCAGAGGAGCCCAGGTGCGAGGGCTGTATGACAGTTTTGTGAAGGGAGACCGGGAACCAAGGCCAGATAGGG AGGTGGGTCGTGAGGAAAGAGAGGAGAGGTTCCGAGAAAGACGACCAGTCAGGGAGAGGGAGCCTCTGCCAAAGAAAG GTAATACGGTATACGTCCATGGTATGGGTGTGAGCGAGGAAACTCTCCGGAAAACTTTCTCCAACTTTGGCAAGATAGTGAACGTATCTATGGAGAAAGAGAGGAA TTGTGGATTTATAACTTTTGAGAATATGGACTCAGCTGACATTGCAATTCAAGAG GGTGGTGGGGCGATGGTTGAGGGTATCCAGTTGAAGGTTTCCATGGCCCGTCGCCAACCCTCCTTTGATGCAGCTACCAGCGACCAGTCTACCACCTCATGGGCAGCCATAG CGGCCAGCACTTCACAGAAGGGTGTCTTCAAGGACAAGAGAGATGTCGTGGCATATGAAGATGACATGTTTTGA